Proteins encoded in a region of the Onychostoma macrolepis isolate SWU-2019 chromosome 20, ASM1243209v1, whole genome shotgun sequence genome:
- the col10a1b gene encoding collagen alpha-1(X) chain yields the protein MDLRVTSILLLLVVLAEATPDRYYHVKKQAYPTKSHTVAGEPGIPGSPGEPGSPGPPGPPGMPGKSGIGHPGPVGPPGPQGPAGYSSPGKPGSPGSPGKPGTPGIPGEKGHTGPVGPQGSRGAPGSPGSPGPSGISSPGKPGPHGLPGSMGPRGEPGLKGHPGIPGQPGQKGEPGHGIPGAPGGQGPMGPQGPSGQPGQPGVGKPGPSGFPGDPGKPGMPGRDGSPGPMGIPGPKGHTGAPGVGAPGKPGQNGAPGLPGQMGQKGPQGPAGQPGAPGLPGTGKPGSSGLPGERGVPGSPGTTGQKGEPGPMGHTGQTGAVGPIGPPGPQGSRGFQGEAGPQGAKGDIGMVGAPGPRGAKGEQGAQGFSGKPGVPGAAGSPGPMGHMGHQGSKGEPGFTGAPGIPGSKGPPGEKGHPGHQGPQGARGENGIPGARGPTGPVGPAGPSGLKGHPGLPGPPGPTGLTAKGISGPQGPPGIPGARGHDGLPGPHGPPGPPGPPGEIVYHHEKSMPIKSHEMVMPVSHELMKAPMSAFTALLTTAYPNAGTPIVFNQIVYNGENHYDPSTGIFTCQVPGLYYFSFHMHVNGANALVALYKNRDPVLFSYDEYNKGFLDQMSGSAVLMLDSHDTVYIQVPDDQSNGIYADDNVHCSFSGFLIAST from the exons ATGGACCTCAGAGTAACAAGCATTCTTCTTCTCCTTGTGGTACTGGCTGAGGCGACCCCTGACAGATACTATCATGTGAAGAAACAGGCTTATCCTACAAAATCTCACA CTGTTGCTGGTGAACCTGGTATTCCAGGTTCCCCAGGTGAACCTGGCTCCCCCGGCCCACCTGGCCCACCAGGAATGCCTGGAAAGAGCGGCATTGGACACCCCGGTCCGGTTGGTCCACCAGGACCACAAGGTCCAGCAGGCTACTCCTCACCTGGTAAACCTGGAAGCCCAGGTTCACCTGGAAAACCAGGCACACCTGGAATTCCAGGCGAGAAGGGACACACAGGGCCTGTAGGACCTCAAGGTTCAAGAGGAGCGCCAGGATCACCTGGAAGCCCTGGACCTTCTGGCATTTCTTCTCCTGGAAAGCCTGGACCACACGGTCTTCCAGGATCAATGGGCCCACGTGGAGAACCTGGCCTTAAGGGTCATCCTGGAATTCCTGGACAGCCAGGCCAGAAAGGAGAACCTGGCCATGGTATTCCAGGAGCACCTGGAGGCCAAGGTCCAATGGGTCCTCAGGGGCCTTCTGGTCAACCAGGTCAGCCTGGAGTTGGAAAACCTGGACCAAGTGGATTTCCTGGAGACCCTGGAAAGCCAGGAATGCCAGGTAGGGATGGGTCACCAGGTCCTATGGGCATACCAGGCCCCAAGGGTCATACAGGGGCACCTGGAGTAGGAGCACCAGGAAAACCAGGCCAGAATGGCGCTCCAGGTTTGCCTGGGCAAATGGGACAAAAAGGTCCTCAAGGACCAGCAGGACAGCCAGGCGCTCCAGGTCTGCCAGGTACTGGCAAACCTGGATCATCTGGACTTCCAGGAGAAAGGGGAGTGCCCGGAAGCCCAGGTACAACAGGCCAAAAGGGAGAACCAGGGCCAATGGGTCACACAGGTCAGACAGGTGCCGTTGGCCCAATAGGTCCACCTGGTCCTCAGGGTTCTAGGGGATTCCAGGGAGAAGCAGGTCCACAGGGAGCTAAAGGTGACATTGGTATGGTTGGAGCACCAGGCCCAAGGGGTGCAAAGGGTGAGCAAGGTGCACAGGGATTCTCAGGAAAACCTGGTGTTCCAGGTGCAGCAGGTTCACCAGGTCCAATGGGTCATATGGGGCATCAGGGTTCCAAAGGCGAACCAGGATTTACCGGTGCACCAGGTATCCCAGGTAGCAAGGGGCCACCAGGAGAAAAGGGGCATCCAGGACATCAAGGGCCACAAGGTGCAAGGGGTGAAAATGGTATCCCTGGAGCAAGAGGACCAACAGGCCCAGTAGGACCTGCTGGTCCATCAGGGCTTAAGGGTCATCCAGGACTTCCAGGCCCCCCTGGCCCAACAGGGCTCACAGCCAAGGGAATTTCTGGACCTCAGGGTCCTCCTGGTATTCCTGGTGCCAGAGGTCATGATGGTCTCCCAGGTCCACATGGACCTCCTGGACCACCTGGACCCCCAGGCGAGATTGTTTATCACCACGAGAAAAGCATGCCAATTAAATCCCATGAGATGGTAATGCCTGTTAGTCACGAGCTGATGAAGGCACCCATGTCAGCATTCACAGCTCTTCTTACCACAGCTTATCCTAATGCTGGAACACCAATTGTATTCAACCAGATTGTTTACAACGGAGAGAACCACTATGATCCCAGCACTGGCATATTCACCTGTCAGGTTCCAGGACTTTACTACTTTTCTTTCCATATGCATGTCAATGGAGCAAATGCATTGGTAGCACTTTACAAAAACAGAGATCCAGTCCTGTTCTCTTATGATGAATACAACAAAGGTTTCCTTGACCAGATGTCTGGCAGTGCTGTCCTCATGCTAGATTCCCATGACACAGTGTACATCCAGGTTCCAGATGACCAGTCCAATGGCATTTATGCTGATGATAATGTTCACTGTTCTTTCTCTGGCTTCTTGATTGCCTCAACGTGA